The proteins below are encoded in one region of Vibrio sp. ED004:
- a CDS encoding J domain-containing protein produces the protein MGITLNDSRIMTTAPLSFLTTTSSSPKQKNKLNQLWEEVGKKQRRIERYQAKLDDFYHDFKASTEKQERAVCRAAEKWIHHLLTFVPRKTIKGPQREALYDWIQEELSILESNPFNPVDSRVLREAFNQALLALPSNQAEDISITEGQIEAFREEISMMLGYELDVSDDELMAMVKDPQKFHDYLQSVVAEEMEEEHVEEDGIEWGGEDSFSQADDENHFEPSHYQASDALYSDKQITKLYRQLAKQLHPDKETDEKKKSEKSALMQQLSQAKKDKDVVALFILAQQHLPEHEMVMDEGMLERLKMTLTEKIEQLNMDYQELRHGGDIKSILWQRFGGGNKASRQKGLREYRAHLQKESQDLLAQCQEVKTVKQLQQRLKLRIEASRFNNPFFQIDPSELFS, from the coding sequence GTGGGCATCACTCTCAATGACTCTCGCATTATGACAACAGCTCCTCTTTCTTTTTTAACAACGACCTCATCCTCCCCAAAGCAGAAGAATAAGCTTAACCAGTTATGGGAGGAGGTAGGAAAAAAACAACGACGTATCGAACGTTATCAAGCCAAGTTGGATGATTTTTATCATGACTTCAAAGCATCGACTGAAAAGCAAGAACGCGCTGTATGCCGAGCAGCTGAGAAATGGATTCATCACCTGCTTACTTTTGTCCCGCGCAAAACGATTAAAGGGCCGCAGCGCGAAGCTCTTTACGATTGGATACAAGAAGAGTTGAGCATTTTAGAGTCAAACCCCTTTAATCCTGTGGACTCGAGAGTGTTACGTGAGGCATTCAATCAAGCGCTTTTGGCATTACCATCGAACCAAGCTGAAGACATCTCGATAACGGAAGGTCAAATAGAGGCGTTTCGCGAAGAGATATCCATGATGCTGGGTTACGAGCTTGATGTCAGCGATGACGAATTAATGGCCATGGTCAAGGACCCTCAGAAGTTTCACGACTATCTGCAAAGCGTGGTGGCTGAAGAAATGGAAGAGGAACATGTTGAAGAGGATGGCATCGAGTGGGGAGGTGAAGACTCTTTCTCTCAAGCCGATGACGAAAATCACTTCGAGCCGTCACATTATCAAGCGAGCGATGCGCTTTACAGCGATAAGCAGATAACCAAGTTGTATCGCCAACTGGCCAAACAATTGCACCCAGATAAAGAAACGGACGAAAAGAAGAAGTCAGAGAAAAGTGCGCTCATGCAGCAACTGTCACAAGCGAAGAAAGACAAAGATGTAGTGGCTTTGTTTATACTGGCCCAGCAACACCTCCCTGAGCATGAGATGGTGATGGATGAAGGGATGCTTGAACGCTTAAAGATGACGCTAACTGAAAAAATTGAGCAATTAAATATGGATTATCAAGAGCTTCGGCATGGCGGTGATATCAAAAGTATCCTTTGGCAACGGTTTGGTGGAGGGAACAAAGCGTCACGTCAGAAAGGATTAAGAGAGTATCGCGCTCATTTGCAAAAAGAGTCACAAGATCTTCTCGCTCAATGCCAAGAGGTCAAAACGGTTAAGCAATTACAGCAGCGTTTAAAGCTGCGTATTGAGGCGTCTCGCTTTAACAATCCGTTTTTTCAAATAGATCCTTCTGAGTTGTTTTCCTGA
- a CDS encoding helix-turn-helix domain-containing protein encodes MNDQLSPIDKDHFKKLIRQELEPIWFDTKSANPDMSWVTPAVLEILFTELITHTRGNQSKAARILSINRGNFSKKLNQITNSESRLV; translated from the coding sequence ATGAATGACCAACTAAGCCCAATCGACAAAGATCATTTTAAGAAGCTTATCCGACAAGAACTTGAACCCATATGGTTTGATACAAAGTCAGCGAACCCTGATATGTCTTGGGTTACTCCTGCGGTATTAGAAATATTGTTCACTGAGTTGATAACTCATACGCGCGGCAATCAATCAAAGGCCGCAAGGATTTTAAGTATCAACAGAGGTAACTTCAGTAAAAAATTAAACCAAATCACCAATAGTGAATCTAGATTGGTTTAG
- a CDS encoding type 1 fimbrial protein: MKKILFLVGVSSCLLTGQALATSGNATLSSSGNLVASSCDFELQDTTGSALSSVSLPDISESTVFKLSNNGIASDDFGSPFQLAFSNCENTESIRMTYSEDAQTGTAEGVNLVLVDASVKQDPSSIPNLFISGASTGVKQFSINYERNVENNEDVVIGSAAKVFNFVVTYL, encoded by the coding sequence ATGAAAAAAATACTATTTTTGGTCGGGGTATCTAGTTGCCTCTTAACTGGCCAAGCTCTAGCTACAAGTGGCAATGCGACTTTAAGCTCTTCAGGTAACCTTGTAGCTTCTAGTTGTGACTTTGAGCTTCAAGATACCACTGGATCAGCTCTTTCATCTGTCTCTCTGCCGGATATTAGTGAATCTACTGTTTTCAAGTTGTCAAATAATGGGATAGCATCAGACGATTTCGGTAGTCCTTTCCAACTGGCATTTAGCAATTGTGAAAATACTGAAAGTATCCGTATGACTTATTCAGAAGATGCGCAAACGGGTACTGCTGAAGGGGTAAATTTAGTCTTGGTTGATGCATCGGTAAAACAAGACCCGTCTAGCATTCCAAACTTATTCATATCGGGCGCATCGACTGGCGTTAAGCAATTCTCTATCAACTATGAGAGAAATGTAGAGAATAATGAAGACGTAGTTATAGGTAGTGCAGCTAAGGTTTTTAACTTTGTTGTTACATATCTGTAG
- a CDS encoding porin family protein produces MLKPTFLLGLVGLVSFPTFAANIEGGSYIGAGLGIHQDSDTDGGGNLDAESMGYSVYGGYKFNRIIGVELGYTDYGDYDSKVGDKVFSPTALSVSANVGYTFDNSIRPFFVAGLSYVDLNSGKGTNYKIDDDSGAGFHFGIGVEYTPMDRLTLRLISQADAVNIEFTDNSGKKLKSRDTAFSTVMLGASYDF; encoded by the coding sequence ATGCTTAAACCCACATTTCTATTAGGCTTAGTTGGCTTGGTTTCATTCCCTACATTTGCTGCTAATATCGAAGGGGGCTCATACATTGGCGCCGGCTTGGGTATACATCAAGATTCAGATACCGATGGTGGTGGTAATCTAGACGCTGAAAGCATGGGATATAGCGTTTATGGTGGTTATAAATTTAACCGTATTATCGGTGTTGAACTTGGCTACACCGATTATGGTGACTACGATTCGAAAGTTGGTGACAAAGTGTTCTCTCCAACAGCATTGTCTGTTTCTGCTAATGTCGGTTACACATTTGATAATTCAATACGACCTTTCTTTGTTGCTGGACTTAGCTATGTTGACCTAAATTCTGGTAAAGGCACTAATTACAAAATTGATGACGATTCTGGTGCTGGTTTCCACTTCGGAATTGGCGTCGAATATACTCCAATGGACAGACTTACGTTACGTCTGATTTCACAGGCAGATGCCGTAAATATCGAATTTACCGACAATAGTGGTAAGAAGCTTAAAAGCCGAGACACAGCGTTTAGTACCGTTATGTTAGGTGCCTCGTATGACTTCTAG
- a CDS encoding MFS transporter, giving the protein MNKDKQNSIYEKIVNDEDARACKAIPESACHQVPGNFLKIILAQFLTKVGDALTSPKVTLPWVLQSLGAPVYLIGWLVPIRESGSLIPQLSIAHYIRRLPVRKWVWVIGSILQALSILAIGLVASTLTGAAAGYGVITCLVIFSLSRGLNSVASKDVLGKTIPKNQRGQVNGWSSSAAGLVTLIFASLLALAWLWDVEPTERFYSLSLGLAGVIWLIAALVYARINEYAGEVGGGRNGVLKAFKQLALLKTDVTFRRFVITRTLFLCSALSAPYYVVLAQQSLGGQLWVLALFMFSSGLASFVSGPFWGRMSDRSSRSVMVIGAMMGGLLGVVLFVYDTWVTANQSFLFVIPLLYFCLCIAHDGIRVGRKTYLVDIAEGDKRTSYVAVSNTVVGIMLLLMSSLGFISNFLSLSSVVLVFSFISLAGVVMAKQLPDISD; this is encoded by the coding sequence ATGAACAAGGACAAACAAAACAGCATTTACGAAAAAATCGTTAATGACGAAGATGCCCGCGCCTGTAAGGCTATTCCTGAATCAGCTTGTCATCAAGTTCCCGGCAACTTTCTTAAAATCATTCTCGCTCAGTTTTTAACGAAAGTCGGCGATGCGTTAACCAGCCCTAAAGTCACGTTGCCGTGGGTACTACAAAGTCTCGGGGCACCGGTTTACTTAATTGGTTGGCTCGTTCCTATTCGTGAGTCAGGTTCACTCATCCCACAACTTAGTATTGCGCACTATATCCGTCGCCTCCCAGTAAGAAAATGGGTCTGGGTAATTGGTAGCATCTTGCAGGCTCTTTCCATATTAGCGATCGGACTGGTCGCATCAACTCTGACAGGAGCTGCTGCGGGTTATGGTGTAATTACATGTCTTGTGATCTTCAGCCTCTCACGCGGTTTAAATTCCGTCGCATCAAAAGATGTGTTGGGAAAAACCATCCCCAAAAACCAACGAGGTCAAGTCAACGGCTGGTCTTCAAGCGCTGCTGGCCTTGTGACGCTGATTTTCGCTAGCCTTCTTGCACTAGCCTGGTTATGGGACGTAGAGCCGACAGAGCGTTTTTACAGTCTGAGTTTAGGGTTAGCGGGCGTCATATGGCTTATTGCTGCATTAGTTTATGCACGCATTAATGAGTATGCTGGTGAGGTAGGCGGTGGTCGAAATGGCGTCCTCAAAGCATTTAAACAGCTCGCGTTGCTTAAGACAGACGTGACCTTTCGTCGATTCGTTATAACTCGGACACTATTTTTATGTTCTGCGCTGAGTGCACCGTACTACGTTGTGCTGGCACAGCAATCCCTGGGTGGACAACTCTGGGTGCTAGCTCTTTTTATGTTTTCTAGTGGCTTGGCCTCCTTTGTGTCAGGTCCTTTCTGGGGAAGAATGTCCGATCGCTCCAGCCGTAGTGTGATGGTCATCGGCGCAATGATGGGCGGGCTACTTGGCGTTGTTTTATTTGTTTACGATACGTGGGTCACCGCTAACCAAAGCTTCCTATTTGTGATTCCTCTGCTCTACTTTTGTTTGTGTATTGCCCACGACGGAATACGAGTCGGACGAAAAACCTATTTGGTTGATATCGCTGAAGGTGACAAACGGACGAGCTATGTAGCCGTGAGTAATACTGTGGTTGGGATAATGCTGCTTCTAATGAGTTCTCTTGGTTTTATATCGAACTTTTTGAGCCTTTCATCTGTGGTGTTAGTGTTCTCTTTTATTAGTCTTGCTGGCGTGGTTATGGCCAAACAATTACCAGATATCAGTGACTAG
- a CDS encoding IS66 family transposase: MPLYRQESLFRQYGLALSRKTMSQWILRCADKVEPLIALLKETLLTQDVLFADETTLTVLGDERKKSYIWLYGCGPDRGGNAQSPGIVLFDYQEGSRGHHCPQSYLSNYTGYLHVDGYKAYEKTEAKWVGCWAHARRKFIEAEQSQPKGKQGKGGKIQWAVSWFQKLYRVEQALKDKTREERYATRQSKTQSLLNEFKAWLDKSVTQVPPKSKLGEAISYSLNQWSKLVRVINDGRLSMDNNRAERSVRPFTVGRNNWLFSKTHNGARASAVLYSLIETAKANDCEPYEYLEYVLREIPKLKSEDDHGHLLPWNMPKTDESLVPE, encoded by the coding sequence CTGCCTCTCTATCGTCAAGAATCGTTGTTCAGACAATATGGGCTAGCGCTCAGCCGAAAAACGATGAGTCAATGGATACTGCGTTGCGCTGATAAGGTAGAGCCGTTAATCGCCTTACTGAAAGAAACCCTTCTTACTCAAGATGTTCTGTTCGCGGACGAGACCACATTGACCGTGCTCGGTGACGAAAGAAAGAAAAGTTACATCTGGTTGTACGGGTGTGGTCCAGACCGGGGCGGTAATGCGCAATCTCCCGGTATCGTCTTGTTCGACTACCAGGAAGGGAGTCGGGGTCACCACTGCCCTCAATCGTACCTGTCAAACTACACTGGATACCTTCATGTTGATGGGTATAAAGCGTATGAAAAGACAGAGGCGAAGTGGGTGGGTTGCTGGGCACATGCAAGACGCAAGTTCATAGAGGCAGAGCAGAGCCAACCAAAAGGCAAGCAAGGTAAAGGGGGTAAAATCCAGTGGGCAGTCAGTTGGTTCCAAAAGCTCTATCGTGTTGAACAAGCACTCAAAGATAAGACGAGGGAAGAGCGATATGCTACCCGCCAATCAAAGACTCAGTCTCTGCTCAATGAGTTCAAGGCGTGGTTAGATAAATCAGTCACTCAGGTGCCCCCCAAAAGTAAACTGGGAGAGGCGATTAGCTACAGTCTCAATCAATGGTCGAAGCTAGTACGAGTTATCAATGATGGCCGGTTAAGCATGGATAATAACCGAGCGGAACGTTCAGTGCGTCCGTTCACGGTGGGTCGGAACAACTGGTTGTTCTCGAAGACTCATAATGGTGCCCGCGCCAGTGCCGTGCTGTACAGTCTTATCGAAACCGCGAAGGCTAACGACTGTGAGCCGTATGAGTACCTCGAATACGTGCTACGAGAAATCCCGAAACTGAAGAGTGAGGACGACCATGGTCATCTTCTTCCTTGGAACATGCCAAAAACGGACGAGTCCCTCGTCCCCGAATAG
- the tnpB gene encoding IS66 family insertion sequence element accessory protein TnpB (TnpB, as the term is used for proteins encoded by IS66 family insertion elements, is considered an accessory protein, since TnpC, encoded by a neighboring gene, is a DDE family transposase.), with protein sequence MKMFPDTSVVYLHKAPVDFRKGINGLSFIVEQNMNLNPFSEALFVFCNRTRDKIKVLYWQRNGFCLWQKRLEKDKFAWPRKMSGQTLSLTEEQWHWLLDGLDIEKMKPHQTLNYQSLN encoded by the coding sequence ATGAAAATGTTCCCTGATACCTCTGTCGTCTATCTCCACAAGGCGCCCGTCGATTTTAGAAAGGGTATTAACGGCTTGAGCTTTATCGTTGAACAGAATATGAACCTTAATCCCTTCTCCGAAGCGCTATTCGTCTTTTGTAATCGTACGCGGGATAAGATCAAAGTTCTCTACTGGCAGCGTAATGGCTTTTGCCTCTGGCAAAAGCGACTCGAAAAAGACAAGTTCGCTTGGCCAAGAAAAATGTCAGGGCAAACACTCTCATTAACGGAAGAGCAGTGGCATTGGTTGCTCGATGGACTCGACATCGAAAAAATGAAACCCCATCAAACATTGAATTACCAAAGTCTTAATTAA
- a CDS encoding IS5 family transposase — MPKPRYKTTNWKQYNQALINRGSLTFWIDEEAIAEWKQNKQGKRGRPRRFSDLAITTALMVKRVFSMPLRALQGFLDSVFKLANIPLVCPHYTCISRRAKEVEVSFKTKTRGAIQHLAIDATALKVYGEGEWKVKKHGTDGKRRVWRKLHIAVDTITHEIVAAELSLSNVTDAEVLPNLLKQTRRKIIEISGDGAYDTRNCHDAIRIKRAIPLIPPREGAAFWEQGHPRNLAVGCQKLYGSNKKWKKRYGYHKRSLSETAMYRVKQLLGGKLSLRNYNAQVGETYAMIKALNKLTGLGMPETQYVG, encoded by the coding sequence ATGCCGAAACCTCGTTACAAAACAACTAACTGGAAGCAGTATAATCAAGCCTTAATCAACCGTGGCTCTCTGACCTTTTGGATTGATGAGGAAGCGATAGCCGAGTGGAAGCAAAACAAACAAGGAAAACGTGGTAGACCTCGCCGATTTAGCGACTTAGCCATTACTACCGCACTGATGGTGAAACGCGTTTTCTCTATGCCATTGAGAGCGCTGCAAGGTTTTCTAGACTCCGTATTTAAGCTGGCTAACATCCCGCTTGTTTGCCCCCACTACACCTGTATAAGCCGCCGAGCTAAGGAAGTTGAGGTTTCATTTAAAACTAAAACCAGAGGCGCAATACAACATCTGGCTATTGATGCCACTGCTCTCAAGGTTTATGGCGAAGGTGAATGGAAGGTCAAGAAGCATGGTACTGATGGGAAGCGCAGAGTCTGGCGTAAGCTGCACATCGCAGTAGATACAATCACCCACGAAATAGTTGCAGCAGAGCTGAGTTTATCTAACGTAACCGATGCCGAAGTGCTCCCCAACTTACTTAAGCAGACACGTCGTAAAATCATTGAGATATCAGGTGATGGAGCTTATGACACAAGGAATTGCCATGATGCTATACGAATTAAGCGAGCGATTCCTCTCATCCCGCCACGAGAAGGAGCAGCCTTCTGGGAGCAAGGACACCCTCGTAATTTAGCGGTAGGTTGCCAGAAGCTCTATGGCTCCAACAAGAAGTGGAAAAAGCGGTATGGCTATCATAAGCGCTCTCTATCAGAAACCGCAATGTACCGAGTAAAACAGCTGCTAGGTGGGAAATTAAGCCTGAGGAACTACAACGCTCAAGTTGGCGAGACTTACGCTATGATTAAAGCCCTGAATAAGCTTACAGGGCTTGGTATGCCTGAAACACAGTATGTCGGTTAA
- a CDS encoding porin family protein: protein MLKSTFLLGLVGLVSFPTFAANIEGGSYIGAGFGVHQDSDTDGGGNLDAESMGYSVYGGYQFNRIIGVELGYTDYGDYDSKVGDKVFSPTALSVSANVGYTFDNSIRPFFVAGLSYVDLNSGKGSNYKIDDDSGAGFHFGIGVEYTPIDRLTLRLISQADAVNIEFTDNNGKRLKSRDTAFSTVMIGASYDF from the coding sequence ATGCTTAAATCTACATTTCTATTAGGCCTAGTTGGTTTGGTTTCATTTCCTACATTTGCTGCGAATATCGAAGGAGGCTCATACATTGGTGCCGGCTTTGGTGTCCATCAAGATTCAGATACCGATGGTGGTGGCAATCTAGATGCTGAAAGCATGGGATATAGCGTTTATGGTGGTTATCAATTTAACCGCATTATCGGTGTTGAACTTGGCTACACCGATTATGGTGACTACGATTCGAAAGTTGGTGACAAAGTGTTCTCTCCAACAGCATTGTCTGTTTCGGCTAATGTCGGTTACACATTTGATAATTCAATACGACCTTTCTTTGTTGCTGGACTTAGCTATGTTGACCTGAATTCTGGTAAGGGTAGTAATTACAAAATTGATGACGATTCTGGTGCCGGTTTCCATTTCGGAATTGGCGTTGAATATACTCCAATTGACAGGCTTACGTTACGTCTGATTTCACAGGCAGATGCCGTAAATATCGAATTCACTGATAATAACGGTAAAAGACTTAAAAGCAGAGACACAGCGTTTAGTACCGTTATGATAGGTGCTTCGTACGACTTCTAG